Part of the Pyrobaculum calidifontis JCM 11548 genome, GCGGCTAGGTGGGGAGTCTTCACGTCCTTGAGGGCGCCTCCAAACTTTCCAATGGGCGTCCTAACGAAGCCCGCAATAACTATCCCCATGGCCCAGCGGGCCTGAGGGTTAATAAGCCTTGTCGCTAATGTTAATTACCTAATTCGCTTGCCATCTCTAAAGAGCTTCACCCCCTCCGGCTTCAGAAACACCTTGACTGTGCCGCCCTCTGCGGCCTTGCCATAGGCCACGGCTCTGAGCTCCGTTTTGCCCCACGTCACAACGGCGATGGGGGTAAAGCCTAGGTATTCCACGAGCTTCACGCGTGCTGGCGGTAGCGCGACGTCGTTAGGCGACAGGGGGGCCTCGGCCACGTACACGTCTGTGGGCCTTATGCCAACTTGCAACTTCCCCTCCGGCGCCTTCACGGGGATCTTTAAGTCTCCCAAGTCGACGTACTCGCCCCTCCCCTCCCCCTCCACCACGTTTATGGGAGGGTCGCCGAAGAACTGTGCCACGAAGAGGTTCGCCGGGTTGTTGAGAACCTCGTCTGTGGTGCCTATCTGCTGCACCTCGCCGTTGTTTATCACCATGAGGCGATCCGCCAAGGCGTAGGCGTCGTGCTGGTCGTGGGTAACAAGGATAGTGGTAATTTTCAACTTCCTCTGAAGCCCTTTCACAAACTCTCTGGCAGAAATCCGCAGCCTTGCGTCTAGGTTAGAGAAGGGCTCGTCCATGAGCAAGACCTGTGGCTCTTTGACCAACGCCCTGGCTATGGCGACTCTCTGCTGTTGCCCTCCAGAGAGTTGCCTAGGGTACCTGTCCAGGAGGTGGGCTATCTCAAGCGCCTCGGCTACCTCCTTAACCCTCCGCTGAATCTCGTGGCGGGGCAACTTCTTGATCTTAAGCGGGAAGGCTATGTTGTCAAATACCTTCATGTGCGGGTAGAGCGCCCAGTTTTGAAACACCATGCCCACGTTCCTCTTGGCAGGCGGCACGAAAACCCCCTTCTCCACGTCTACCACGGGCTCGTCTCCAAAGAGGATGCGGCCCTTAGTCGGCGTCTCAAGCCCAGCAATACACCTTATGAAGGTCGTTTTGCCAGAGCCAGAGGGCCCCAAAACCACTAGGAACTCCCCATCCCTAATCTCCACAGACACGTCCCTCAGCGCGTATGTGTTAGGAGGAAAGACTTTCTCAAGCCTCTCCACCAGTACAGAAACCACAGTACCCTGTACAAAGAGATTTTAAAGATATATCTCGCTCCAGAGTGTGGCTCAGCGACGTGGCCAAGGCGGCCGAGATCATACGCCGGGGAGGCTTTAAGGCTATTACGCACGGCGGAGTTGCCCACGCCGATGATACAATAGCCGCGGCTCTGCTCCACAGGGCAGGCGCCGAGGCCATATACCGGCTAAACGAGGCGGAGGAGGCGCTGGCGGTCGAAGGCGACGTGATGCTCTTCGACATCGGCGACTCCTTCGCGGCAAGACTGCCACAGCGGTTCGTGGTGCTGGACCACCACGGAGTCGGAGACCCAGCGGAGGAGCCGTCCTCCGTGGTTCAAGTGGCCCTGGCGGTGGGGGCAAGGGCCGGCCCCCTGGTGCAGACCCTGATAAATTTCGTCGACCTCTTCGACCGCTTTGGACCATCCGCCAAGAGGTGGGCGGGGCCCTACGGAAACTCGTTGAACAACGGCCTCGCCAAGTACTTCGGCGACGCTACGCCGAAGGGGCTGGTCAAAGAGGAGAAGTTCCTCTCGCTGGTGGCAGACGCCTTTTACTCCACGCTGGACGTAGACCTCACGGCGTTTGGAGAGGCGTTCAGAGTGGCCGAGAAGCTAAAGGCGGCTGACTTGGCCGAGCGCTTCCCGCGCACCTTCCACCTCCTCCGCCTAATGCTCCAAGCCGCACGCGACCCCCTCCCCACGTCTATGTCCAAGGAGGCGCTTGAGACGGGGTTCGGCATCGACTTTGGCTCATATGCTCTACTGGCGGTGCCAGAGCTAGAGCCCTACATAGTGAGGGGGCTTGAGAGCCACTTCTCTGAGGCTAGGCGGGCGGCAGAGACGGCAGAGAGGGGCCGCTACACGGTAGTGAAGGGGCCCATGACCGCGGTGGCTGTGGAAGACCACGTACCCCCCGGCCCGCTGTACAACGCGCTTTTAGACCTCGGCGTGTTGAACGGCCCCGCCTTCATAGTGGTAAAGGACAGGAGGAACCCCGGCGCCTACACGCTCTGGCGTCCCGACAAATTTGCAAAAGAGATAGACTTCAGGCGGCTGGAGGGGGACAGAGTCGTGTTTAAACACGCCTCGGGCTTTTTGGCCGTGGTCAAGGCCGAGAGCGCAGAGGAGGCGGCAAAGTACGCAATGTCCATATGGACATCTTCGACGACTTAGAACACTCCGACTTGGGAGGCGCCGCGTTAGATGTCGGCGCTGGGTGGGGAAGCACTACGCGCTATTTGCTCTCCCGGGGGGTTGAGAGTATGCGCCGTGGACATTGACCCAGGCGCGGTTATTTATCTAAAAAAGGCGCTTAGAGAATTTGTCGAGCTGGGACTGCTCGACGTGCGGCTGGGGGCCGCCGAGGCGCTCCCCTACGGCGACAAGGAGTGCGACTCCGCCGTGTCTGTAGCCGCGTTGCACCACTTTAGGGACATCTATGCTGCCTTGAGAGAAATGGCCAGAGTCACCAGAAGAGTCGTCGTTGTGTACGACTGGACTCCAAACGCAAGCGGCGTGACAAACCCCCACAGCGCCGAGGAGCTTAGGAGAAAGATGGGGGCCGACCTCGCCGCGGCGAAGTCGCTCGGCTACGCGGTCTAATAAAACGCCTGTGGTACCGGCTAAGCAAAATATATTAAGAGAGGTGCAGGGCTGGGCATGCGGCTAGTTGTCCTTCTCACACTGGCGGCCTTCCTTGTACTCGCGGTTGGCCCCATAAGGCTGGAAGTCCAAAGCGTGCTCGTATCGCCAGTCAACACCACGTTGATTGTGGACTACGTGAAAGCGGCTAAAAAAGCCGTCTACATGGAGGTGTATGTCTTCACGTATAAGCCCTTGGCAGACGCCCTCGCCTCCGCGGCCAAGAGGGGTGTTGACGTAGTCGTCGTATTGTCGGCCCGAGTTTACGGCGGAGTGCCACAGTCGGCAAAGGAGATAGCCAGCTACCTAGAGGCCAACGGGGTGAAGGTGAAGTGGAACAGCGACTTCCCCAATGTACATACAAAGCTCTACGTAATTGACAACGAGACTGTGATCATTGGCAACATTAACCCCACTGCGTCCGGTTTTACAAAGAACAAGGGCATTATGCTCGTGATAAAAAACGCCACATTGGCGCGTCAATTGGCCACAATTGTCTTAAACGACTACCGCGGCGTCTACCCACGGTACAATTACCCAGGCGTCTTAGTCTCGCCGATAAACTCCCAAGACGGCCTCCTGTGGATTCTCTCACAGCCCGGCGTCAGATACATAGCCATGGAACAGATCTACGTCGACTCCGGCCTCGTCCCCTACATAGTCAACGGGCCTTACTACGCGGTCGTGGCTAGGACAGACGCCGACATAAACACCGCCGTAGATGAAGACCTCGTGGCTAAGATAATCGTGGTGGGGAACTACGTGTATGTGGGCTCTATAAACATCGGCTACTACTCCATCCAGAGGAACCGCGAGGTAGGGCTACTTATAGAAAACCCGGGGCTGGCCCAGAGACTAAAAACGCTGGTCATGAAGTGGTACCAGGAGGCTGGGGGCAAGGTAGAAACGACGACAGAGGCCTCGACCGCCACAGCGCCTCCCTCTACGTCTACTACTCCTAAGGCGCAAAACGCCGGGAGGAGCTACTCGCTGGACGTATTGATATGGCTGGCGATAATAATAATCGCAATTCTCTTCGTCATTTGGGCCAACAGGAGGAGGCCCTAGGCTAGGGCCTCTGGGGTAGAGGTGCCCAGCCTCACTCTGGCAGGGTCTTCTCCGAATCCAATGGCCTCAACTATCGCCCTCGCCTGCTCCTTGGTCCTAATGCCCCCGGCCATCTTCACGCCGAGCTTGTACCCACGCTCTTTCACGTATCTGGCAATGGCGGCCGCCCTCTCGGGCGTTGAAGCCACGGGGTTACCCAGCTTCGCGGCGTAGGCCTCCTCGGCGAAGCCCGTCGAGCTCTTGATGAAGTGCGCCCCTGCCTCGGCAACTATGTCGTACAGGGTGTACCTCTCCTCATCCGTCAAATAGGGCTCCTCCACTATCACCTTCACTACCCGGCCCCCAGCCGCGCCCACGACGCTAATCAAGTCCCGCCTAACCTCCCTCCAAGCCTTAGATTTCACAAGGCCTATGGGCGCCACGACGTCGAGCTCCTCCGCCACCTCGGCGAGCTTAGAAACTAGGCCCGCCCGGGCCCAAGTGGGCAAGGCGCCAAACGGGAAGTCTACAACTACACAGAGCTTAACCCTCTTTAACAAGGGCTTCACGTAGGCGGCATAGGCGGGGTTTACACAATACGCGGCGACGCCCAGCCGCTCGGCCTTTTCCGCGCCTTTGACCACTTCCTCGATTGAGAGATACGGCTTTAGGAGGGCGAAGTCTACCAAGTGTAGCATGTGGGACAACCCCTAAAAGTTAAAAAACGTATCTATAGCCAAGACGTGGAGCTGGTGAGAGCGCATATATTTGTCAGAGGGAAGGTACAGGGAGTCTTCTTTAGACAGTCCATGAAAGATGTAGCAAATAAGTACGGGGTCAAAGGCTGGGTTCGGAACCGGCGTGATGGGAGGACCGTGGAGGCTGTGCTGGAGGGGCCCAAAGACGCCGTGTTAAAGGTTATTGAGTGGGCGCGCGTCGGCCCGCCCGGGGCCAGAGTTGAAGACCTCGAGGTCAAGTGGGAAGAGTACAAGGGGGAGTTCAACGACTTTTCTATCTTGCCCACTGAGTAGAGGCGGGGAATAGGGCCTGCGAAATTACGTCTGCACATTTGACGCACTTAACCGCATCGGGGTCGTGAAGTCTCCGCTCTAGGCAGTAGGCACATTCTAAGACACCCTCAGCGGGGTTGCCCACAACTTTCTTGACGAGAGAGGGCAACGCGGTTAGTAGGGGAAGTGGGGCGTAGGGGTCATAGCCCTGTAGGCCCATTAACAGCGCTCTGACTGCCACGTATGCGTTGTAGCAAGCCCACTGGGCATCTCCCCTTTCAGCCCCCCTGAGCGCCTCTTCCATGTGTCTCACATGTCTTTCAAGCCACTTGGGATGTACGGGGGGCATCGGCACTTTCCGAAATTGCGTTATTTATATTGTGTTCAGCGGTGTCAACACAGCTTTGTCCTTTTGTGGGTGCGCGTGATATATGGCTGTCTTCTCCATGCCAACGTCCTTGGCGAGGATGCGGGCTGTCTCTTCGCTGTGTGTTGTTATGAGGACGTATTTTCCCCTCTTGGCGGCGGTTGCTATTATTCTAAGGAGGGCCAGCTGTGCCCCTGGGTGGAGGCGGGCCTCTGGCTCTTCGAGCACTACGAGGAGGGGGTCTGCCTCCGAGGCCAGGGCTAGGGCCGCTACGATAGACTCGCGGAGCCCCGAGGGCGCTTGTTGGAGGCGGAGGCGCTTGCCGGTCCAAGTTCTGATGTGTACTGTGTATAGCCCGCCCTCCTGCACTAGCTCTAACGAGGCGCCGAGCTCCGCCAAGAGGGGTTCCACGAGCCTCATGTCTACGCGCCCCCTGTATGCGTACTCGGCGAGGCGGTAGAAGAGGCCGGCGTACTGCTCGTCCACCCGCGACACCTCCTTGGACATAGTCACGGGCAACGACAGCCTCAGAAGCGCCCTAGAAAGCCCTGCCCTGCCGTCGGGAAACGCCGCGGCGCTGGCGGAGAAGAGGAGGGGGCCAAAGGCTGCGCGTATATACGCCGCTATTATGCACGCGATGACTTTTGCAACGTCGTAGGCCGTGGAGACCGGCTGAATCTTCTCCTCACAGGGCACCCTCAAAACCCCCGGCTTGAGAGTCTCAAACCGCAGTCCTTCTAGAAACTGCGCATAGGGGGCGTGGAACACCTCCACTCTCTTCTCAGTGACCACGACCTCAGCGGCCGAGTTGGCCCCTTTAACGGAGATGTACGCCTTGTCTGTCCCCCTCCTAATTAAGTCAAATAGGTCGGCGAGGTATATCTTCCGCAACGCCTCTTCCAAGGCCACGGCCAGGGCCTTGGGCAAGGCATCTATGTACCTCTTGACAATTTTCACAAGTCTCTCATGGGCATCCGCCCCCGACTTAACCATCTCCACCACGTCTTCCACGTCGTCAGCCGTGGCCGCCTCAAGCTCTCTATTCCTCCTAAAGTTAGGCGTTGTGGCAGCCAAGGCCCAGATTAAATATGCCAAGGTGGACTTGCCCACGTTGTTCTTGCCCACGATAATGGTCAAAGGCTTGAGCTCAACTTCCACGTGTTCAAACGGGCCAAAATTCCTCACGGCAACAAACATATCTAGAGTAATGCCCCTTTTAAAAAGCAGTAAGGCTCATGAGAAGCGCCACGAGGGATGATAGGACAACGGCCGCCTCCACCCTGGCTCCACGCCACAGCGCCAATGACGCAGAGACGACAACGACGAGAGTCGACACGGGTTCCGCCACAAGGGCTGAGGCCAGGGATTTAAAGCCCAGTGCTATGAGTATAGCGCGAGCCGCCTTTGCCCCGCCGCCAAGCCTCAAGTAGAATCCCGACAGGCGGAATAAGTACGTGGCTAAGGCCACGGCGGCCACTGCGGCGTCCATGCCCAGTCCGTATGCTACGCGGGCTGGGGCCGCTAGGGAGAGCAACCAGAGCGCCACGAACACTGTCACTGCCCAAGCCACGGTGCTTACATTTGCCACAGACTTCAGAGGACGTAGCGAGACGGCTAGGAGGAGGACTCCCAGCACGGCGTCGGCGTTCAACTTGGGAACAAAAAGTCCCAGCGTTGCCCCAGCCGCTGTGCCCAAGACCCAAGCTGCATAGGCCACTGTCTCTACCCCTAAGACGCGGCAAGGGTCTGCGGCACCGTGCGCAATGGCAAAGACCTCGTCCGTAAGCCCAAGCGCCAAGAGGGGCCTCAGCCTCTTAGCCGCCATCGCCGAGCCGTAGGCCAAGTGCCTCAAATTCACGGCAATTGCAAGCAAGGCGCCAAAGACGGGGGCGTCTTTTAAGCCGAGTAAAATAAATTGTGCTGCTCCTGCGAAAATAAACGCGCTTGAAACCACGGCCAAAAGGGCTGGGAGGCCAGCCGCCGTCCACGTCGCCCCAAAGATTACGGACACCGAGAAATACGGCAGGAGTAGAGACAAGCCAGCGGCAACGCCCCCCTTAAACTCTTTCAAACAGGAGGACATAGGTGCCTCCGTCTCCATAAGTGTGGTAAACTCTGGATTTCTCAACAAGCCTAAAGCCCGCAGATTTGGCAAGACTCACAAACTCAGCCAAGTGCGTCTTTTTCTCCTCGTAGTACATCATCCCCAGGTACATCGACAGAGCCTCCAGTTTTGCAAATTCGACGAAGGGGTGGCCCTGCGCCAGCTCGAGGCCAGCCCTGAAAGCGGCCGCGTGCTCGACTACCCTGGCCATATCTCGGGCTAGGTATATCTCTAAGAGGGGCGCCGCGAGCGCCGGGTCGACATCGCGTGGCCAAATGTCTAACACATACGCCGCATGGTGCCTCGCCACGTTTATCACCCGCTCCTCCTCGTCTTTGAACTCCCCTGGAAATTCGTCTGCCACTATTAAAAAGCCGCCGGACTTTAAGACGGCGCTCACCTTCTCCAGAAAGACCTCAATGCCGATACGGTGGGGGGATCCCATGGCGACTACGGCGTTGTAGCTCCTAGAGACGTCGAACTCCTTCAACACTTGCCTACACTTGCCCTTCAACATCTCCCAGAACGCGGCCTCAGGTTCTACACAGTCCGCCCGGTAGAACAAGTGGTATCCAGGCCCGGTGCCCACGTCGAGTACCTCCCTTACGCCAAGTCTTTCGACTAACTCGTTTATGTACACGATCTGTCTCCCATAGCCTGGGTGGTATACCTCGTATCTCGCGTAGTGGGCAGGGCTGAAAATTTCCCCAAACGTCGTCTCAGCGCTTCCAACACTCACGTTGACGTCCATATATATGCCAAAGTACGCCAACGTCTCCACCGCCAAAAACTTCAAGGGGCCATCCCCCTCTGCGTACTTTTTAAGAGTTTCAACGTCTATATTCTTCAACGACTGTAGCAACCGCTTATGGATTTCACTGAGCCATGGGGCAATTTCCACCTCTGCCCAAAACGACCTATAGATGTATCTCCCACGTGTTGTCCCAAACTCCCTCACGTCCCCACTAGACCAAAGCCCCAGCGGCCCAGGCGGGCGTTTCACCACTCTTACGCCTAGAGGCAACTCCGCTGACTCCTTCTGCGCATAAACTAGCCTAACTATGAGTCTCGTCTCTCCGCCAAACGGGGCATAGAAGTGGGGGACGTTGCCCGGGAACTCCGTAGCTTCTCCCTCGCGTAGAAAAATAGGCGAATCTACGGGGCCCACCACCGCCGCGCCCTTTGCGACAAAGACATACTCGCTTACGACGCCGACGTGGGGCCGCGAGACGTGGACGGCGTATGGCTTAAGTCTCATTAAGTACGCTTCAAAACCGTCTCCCCGTTCGATTAATAGAACGTCAACGGAACGCTCAGACACCAAGACCCACTCTGGCACAAGAGCCCCAAAGCCAACCTCCAAGGCGTTTGCAATCTTCCACAAAGTAGTAACGCTAGGCGCCACGCGACCCATCTCTATCTCATACAACGTAGACTTTGACACACCCGCCCTCTCCGCCAACTCGCTCAGCGATAGCCCACGCTCTCTCCTCAACGCCGCAATTCTTTCGCCGACGCTCCGCTTCAAATACTCCTCCACGTTCTAAAAATAGAACAAATTAATATGTTTTTTCGGAGAAGCTAACTGGATTTAGAAAGCCTCTGTAATACCTTTGCCTCCAACCGCTTAAGTATTTCGTATATCTCTTTCAGAGTGTCGGCGTTTCCGTCTTCCACTTCGTCGAAGACCTCCTCTATGTACGCCAGCTCGTCTCTAATAGCGGCGAGGAAGTCCGCCCCGCCGGGGCCCCTCTCAAGCTCCTGCAATAGTTGGACAAACTCTGGATTTTCCTCAAGCTCCTTTAGATATGCCTCCCCCGCCTGCGTCAAGGCGTATACCTTCTTCCTACGCCTCCCCACATACACCTCCCTGGCCTCCACAAGCCCCTCGGCCTCTAAATACGAGAGCAGTGGGTAGAGAGAGCCGGGCGACGGAGTGAAGCGACCGCCAGTAAGCTTGGCCAACTCCTTGAGAATCTCGTAGCCGCTCAGAGGCCTTGACTTAAGCATGTAGAGCACTACCCCCTTGTAGAGGCCGCGCCTACGTTTAAACATTCCTCCTCGCGGGGGCTAGGTCGGGGATGGGAGGCGGGTTAAGCTTGTGCCTATTCCGCTGCACTCTCTGGAGCACTAGGTCAACCACTGGGCCGTACACCCTCTTCACCTCATCCACGGGCTTCCCCATGTCAAATACGGCGAAAAGTATGGGGTCTATTACGTCGTAGGTAGCGCCGAGCTCCGCCTCGGCCATGTGCCCAGGCCAGAGCCGGGGGCTACTGGGCTTAGCCGCTATTTTAGAAAAGCCCAGCCGCCTAGCCATCTCTCTCACCTGGAGCTTGTAAAGGCCGCCGATGGGCAACAGATCCACGCCGCCGTCCCCGTACTTGGTGAAATACCCCAAGAGAAGCTCGCTCCTATCCCCAGTCCCCAACACCAGCAAGTTGTCCCTATTGGCGTAGTAGTAGAGTATGGTCATCCTAATCCTCGGGAGGAGGTTCCCCGACGCCAGCCTATCCTCTACGTAGTCCGGTATAGACCTCTTAAAGCTCTCCACAATCGGCGTAATGTCCACCTTCCTCATGCGAATCCCCAGCCTCTCCGCCACCTCCTCAGCGTCTCGCACATCCTCCACAGGCGTAAAGACCGACGGCATTATCAACCCCAGAACTCTCTCACTCCCAAGCGCCTTGACCGCAAGCGCCGCCGCCACCGTGGAGTCAATCCCACCACTAAGCCCCACAACTACGCCCCGCGCACCTGCCTCACCCACCTGCCTCACTATAAACTCTACAATTATTGAAGCCGCCTTGTCGTAGTCCACCGCGTCGACGACAGACTTAGGATCCACAGACAGAAAACAAGACACCTTTTTAAACAACAGAACCCCCCACGCGATGCCCTTTCCCCGACATTACCATGGGTCCCAACTCGCTCACACACGAGCCCAAATCACCTCTTCTACGACTCGTCAACCTTTAGCTGTAGATTTTTGCCGCTCCTTAGCTTTACACACCTGTGACGCCGTTAACTCTCGCCGGGTTAAGCCGACGCTTTCAATTGTGCCCAGTTAACCTGGCTCTAGGCAGTTGAAATATTACAGGTTAACGCGGCCCTGTTTTAAATTCGCCGTCTACGCCTTCAACTCTCTCGTGCGTGTTAGCTTGGGCAAGCTAACACACGCATCCCTGCCCGACGGTGTGGACCCATTTTGCACAGATTTTTCTTTATTCTCACCGGAATATTCCTATGAGAATAGAAGAGGGGGGTGTCGCAAGCTTAAGTGAGCATGTGGCTGGCTGTTGCTGTACGGCAGAGGGAAGAACGACGATTGTAAAGACATACACAAACTACTGTACTTTGTAGCTCAACGCCGAATACCATTGGGACGAGTTGGTGGCACTGGACGGGACGCTGAGGGGGCGGAGGCCGTCCTTAGAAGGGGAGGCGTCGTTGTTATATGCAAGTTTAAACGCCGCGGGGTCTAGCCATGGCATTGTGGAATAAACGTTCTCAAAGAAGAGCCTTCTCTTTGGTCTGCTTCTGTCTACCTAATTGGACCTCCAGTTTACAATATTTGGGAGATATAAATCTGTGTTTTGCTGTTGTTTACAGAGTTTAAATAGTGTATTGTTTTGTTCTTGTCTGTTGTTTACCACATATGTGGCTCTGCCTCGCCGAGTGATGCTATTCTTAGTCTTTCTTCTCCACCTACCTGTTTTATTATTGCCGCCACTGAGGCTGGTACAAGCTCTTCCCACTTGGGGTCTCTGCGTATAATCAAATCACGTACCCTCGTGGAGCTGTAGAGGTCTCTGCGGTACAGCGGCTGTTGCCGCACCTCGTAGCCGGCTTGTCTAAAGAGGAGGGCTACGAAGGGGTTCCCCGTGTATACCACGTGGAACGGCGGGACGTACGACTTGACCCTCCCGAGCCACTCCAAGTTGTTCTCCACGTTTGGTATAGGGACAATAATGACGCGGCTTAGGTCAACTCTGCCCTCTCTGAGGGCCTCTCTAAGCATCCATATCCTCTCCCCCGCGGTGAAGGGGTCCTTGGCTATGTAGTTAAATTGGGCGGAGCCCACCGCGGCGATGACCTCGTCTACTTCCCTTAGAATTTCTCTAATGGCGTATACGTGGCCCCAGTGCGGCGGCTGAAAGCGCCCGGGAAACAATGCGCGCATCACAGAGTGTACTTGATTCCCCTAGTCCCCACTCCCCGTCTGTACTTTTCCCACCTGGCGTAGTACTCCCTTAACTTGTCTAGGTCTTTTGTAAATAGGTCTCTTATGTCGTCTATGCCCAGGAGTATCATGGCCACGCGGTCTAGGCCCCACCCCCATGCCAATACTCTGCTGTTTTTCACGCCAAGCGGCTCAGTGACCTCAGGCCTAAATATGCCCGCGCCGCCGAACTCCACCCAGCCGAGGGTTGGATGCTCGGCGTAGACCTCGACGGAGGGCGAGGTGAAGGGGAAGTAGGCTGGCCTAAACTTCACTCTCCCCATGCCGAGGGCCTTGGCGATTTGTTCCAGCTGGCCTAGCAGGTGCTTGAAGGTGAGGCCTGGCCCCACCACTATTCCGTCGAGCTGGTGGAACTCCATGCTGTGTTTGGGGTCGAGCTTCTCCGGCCTAAACACTCTGCCAATTGTAAACACCTTGTAGGCCCCCTCGCCCCTCTCCGCCAGCGCCCTTATGGTGGTGGCAGTCGTCTGCGTGCGCAAGACGAGGTTGAGCGCCTTCTGAGGGCTCCACTTGTAGCGCCACTTCTCCTCGTGCACCCTCCCCACCGCCTCCATGAGGTGTCTGGGGGGCTCCTCCCGGGGCCCGTCCCAATGCACGTAGAAGGTGTCGTGGACCTCCCTAGCTGGGTGGTCTTGGGCTTGGAAGAGAGCGTCGAAGTTCCAGAACT contains:
- a CDS encoding nicotinamide-nucleotide adenylyltransferase, translating into MMRALFPGRFQPPHWGHVYAIREILREVDEVIAAVGSAQFNYIAKDPFTAGERIWMLREALREGRVDLSRVIIVPIPNVENNLEWLGRVKSYVPPFHVVYTGNPFVALLFRQAGYEVRQQPLYRRDLYSSTRVRDLIIRRDPKWEELVPASVAAIIKQVGGEERLRIASLGEAEPHMW
- the deoC gene encoding deoxyribose-phosphate aldolase, which produces MLHLVDFALLKPYLSIEEVVKGAEKAERLGVAAYCVNPAYAAYVKPLLKRVKLCVVVDFPFGALPTWARAGLVSKLAEVAEELDVVAPIGLVKSKAWREVRRDLISVVGAAGGRVVKVIVEEPYLTDEERYTLYDIVAEAGAHFIKSSTGFAEEAYAAKLGNPVASTPERAAAIARYVKERGYKLGVKMAGGIRTKEQARAIVEAIGFGEDPARVRLGTSTPEALA
- a CDS encoding helix-turn-helix domain-containing protein — protein: MEEYLKRSVGERIAALRRERGLSLSELAERAGVSKSTLYEIEMGRVAPSVTTLWKIANALEVGFGALVPEWVLVSERSVDVLLIERGDGFEAYLMRLKPYAVHVSRPHVGVVSEYVFVAKGAAVVGPVDSPIFLREGEATEFPGNVPHFYAPFGGETRLIVRLVYAQKESAELPLGVRVVKRPPGPLGLWSSGDVREFGTTRGRYIYRSFWAEVEIAPWLSEIHKRLLQSLKNIDVETLKKYAEGDGPLKFLAVETLAYFGIYMDVNVSVGSAETTFGEIFSPAHYARYEVYHPGYGRQIVYINELVERLGVREVLDVGTGPGYHLFYRADCVEPEAAFWEMLKGKCRQVLKEFDVSRSYNAVVAMGSPHRIGIEVFLEKVSAVLKSGGFLIVADEFPGEFKDEEERVINVARHHAAYVLDIWPRDVDPALAAPLLEIYLARDMARVVEHAAAFRAGLELAQGHPFVEFAKLEALSMYLGMMYYEEKKTHLAEFVSLAKSAGFRLVEKSRVYHTYGDGGTYVLLFERV
- a CDS encoding acylphosphatase gives rise to the protein MELVRAHIFVRGKVQGVFFRQSMKDVANKYGVKGWVRNRRDGRTVEAVLEGPKDAVLKVIEWARVGPPGARVEDLEVKWEEYKGEFNDFSILPTE
- the glcV gene encoding glucose ABC transporter ATP-binding protein GlcV: MVSVLVERLEKVFPPNTYALRDVSVEIRDGEFLVVLGPSGSGKTTFIRCIAGLETPTKGRILFGDEPVVDVEKGVFVPPAKRNVGMVFQNWALYPHMKVFDNIAFPLKIKKLPRHEIQRRVKEVAEALEIAHLLDRYPRQLSGGQQQRVAIARALVKEPQVLLMDEPFSNLDARLRISAREFVKGLQRKLKITTILVTHDQHDAYALADRLMVINNGEVQQIGTTDEVLNNPANLFVAQFFGDPPINVVEGEGRGEYVDLGDLKIPVKAPEGKLQVGIRPTDVYVAEAPLSPNDVALPPARVKLVEYLGFTPIAVVTWGKTELRAVAYGKAAEGGTVKVFLKPEGVKLFRDGKRIR
- a CDS encoding class I SAM-dependent methyltransferase, which codes for MDIDPGAVIYLKKALREFVELGLLDVRLGAAEALPYGDKECDSAVSVAALHHFRDIYAALREMARVTRRVVVVYDWTPNASGVTNPHSAEELRRKMGADLAAAKSLGYAV
- a CDS encoding AAA family ATPase, coding for MFVAVRNFGPFEHVEVELKPLTIIVGKNNVGKSTLAYLIWALAATTPNFRRNRELEAATADDVEDVVEMVKSGADAHERLVKIVKRYIDALPKALAVALEEALRKIYLADLFDLIRRGTDKAYISVKGANSAAEVVVTEKRVEVFHAPYAQFLEGLRFETLKPGVLRVPCEEKIQPVSTAYDVAKVIACIIAAYIRAAFGPLLFSASAAAFPDGRAGLSRALLRLSLPVTMSKEVSRVDEQYAGLFYRLAEYAYRGRVDMRLVEPLLAELGASLELVQEGGLYTVHIRTWTGKRLRLQQAPSGLRESIVAALALASEADPLLVVLEEPEARLHPGAQLALLRIIATAAKRGKYVLITTHSEETARILAKDVGMEKTAIYHAHPQKDKAVLTPLNTI
- a CDS encoding AzlC family ABC transporter permease, giving the protein MSSCLKEFKGGVAAGLSLLLPYFSVSVIFGATWTAAGLPALLAVVSSAFIFAGAAQFILLGLKDAPVFGALLAIAVNLRHLAYGSAMAAKRLRPLLALGLTDEVFAIAHGAADPCRVLGVETVAYAAWVLGTAAGATLGLFVPKLNADAVLGVLLLAVSLRPLKSVANVSTVAWAVTVFVALWLLSLAAPARVAYGLGMDAAVAAVALATYLFRLSGFYLRLGGGAKAARAILIALGFKSLASALVAEPVSTLVVVVSASLALWRGARVEAAVVLSSLVALLMSLTAF
- a CDS encoding HEPN domain-containing protein — translated: MPPVHPKWLERHVRHMEEALRGAERGDAQWACYNAYVAVRALLMGLQGYDPYAPLPLLTALPSLVKKVVGNPAEGVLECAYCLERRLHDPDAVKCVKCADVISQALFPASTQWAR
- a CDS encoding PadR family transcriptional regulator — protein: MFKRRRGLYKGVVLYMLKSRPLSGYEILKELAKLTGGRFTPSPGSLYPLLSYLEAEGLVEAREVYVGRRRKKVYALTQAGEAYLKELEENPEFVQLLQELERGPGGADFLAAIRDELAYIEEVFDEVEDGNADTLKEIYEILKRLEAKVLQRLSKSS
- a CDS encoding phospholipase D-like domain-containing protein is translated as MRLVVLLTLAAFLVLAVGPIRLEVQSVLVSPVNTTLIVDYVKAAKKAVYMEVYVFTYKPLADALASAAKRGVDVVVVLSARVYGGVPQSAKEIASYLEANGVKVKWNSDFPNVHTKLYVIDNETVIIGNINPTASGFTKNKGIMLVIKNATLARQLATIVLNDYRGVYPRYNYPGVLVSPINSQDGLLWILSQPGVRYIAMEQIYVDSGLVPYIVNGPYYAVVARTDADINTAVDEDLVAKIIVVGNYVYVGSINIGYYSIQRNREVGLLIENPGLAQRLKTLVMKWYQEAGGKVETTTEASTATAPPSTSTTPKAQNAGRSYSLDVLIWLAIIIIAILFVIWANRRRP
- a CDS encoding NAD+ synthase: MSVDPKSVVDAVDYDKAASIIVEFIVRQVGEAGARGVVVGLSGGIDSTVAAALAVKALGSERVLGLIMPSVFTPVEDVRDAEEVAERLGIRMRKVDITPIVESFKRSIPDYVEDRLASGNLLPRIRMTILYYYANRDNLLVLGTGDRSELLLGYFTKYGDGGVDLLPIGGLYKLQVREMARRLGFSKIAAKPSSPRLWPGHMAEAELGATYDVIDPILFAVFDMGKPVDEVKRVYGPVVDLVLQRVQRNRHKLNPPPIPDLAPARRNV